From Phragmites australis chromosome 5, lpPhrAust1.1, whole genome shotgun sequence, a single genomic window includes:
- the LOC133918981 gene encoding uncharacterized protein LOC133918981 → MSADPSTCDAMDEALKAKDAAERKFHVGNIKGARRSAIKAHNLCPSLDGISQMVSTLEVHLASESTIGGESDWYHIMSLNAYADEEEVKKQYRKLALQLHPDKNKSVGAEAAFKLISEAWSVLSDKSRKMLYDQKRRDHPVVNGANGLYTYDKKANKRARKSAAATSAVAEATTRPAGVDTFWTSCNRCRMQYEYLRIYLNHNLLCPNCHHAFMAVETGYPCNGTTSSFSWTTKPQQQKNHNTVDHSYSSASRTSSIPGTGHGVYQQENTYESYNNQSFQFSQYPKTTGAAAANACSTQALEKSKRKHEENYIDNYFSSGNGYPSGRGRHSNRWRNINNGYASVDCNRETVAATAGTTVVADTGRVNGTSGEKFRSAVSGRKANVLREIFQLDTRGLLLDKAKVAVREKLQDLNISTSTQFREKGKAERKEKHFENNLMVNGVLSDNPINKCKKYNSKVVDVEIPPTDEKNPEQKRVPLSIDVPDPDFHDFDKNRTERAFGKDQVWATYDSEDGMPRLYAMVQKVISIKPFRIRMSFLNSKSNSELAPISWIASGFTKTCGDFRVGRYQITETVNIFSHRVSWSKGPRGIIRIIPKKGDTWALYRNWSSDWNELTPDDVIYKYEIVEVIDDFTEEQGVNVIPLLKVAGFKAVFHRHTGPDVVRRIPKEELFRFSHRVPSRLLTGEERNNAPKGCHELDPAATPVDLLKVITDVKEDVVQGISK, encoded by the coding sequence ATGAGTGCAGATCCGAGCACCTGTGACGCCATGGACGAAGCCCTCAAAGCAAAGGATGCAGCAGAGCGCAAGTTCCATGTGGGTAACATCAAGGGTGCCCGGAGGTCAGCCATCAAGGCGCATAACTTATGCCCATCACTTGATGGCATATCTCAGATGGTCTCAACCCTTGAGGTTCACCTTGCTTCTGAGTCAACGATTGGTGGGGAGAGCGACTGGTACCACATAATGTCTCTCAATGCCTATGCGGATGAAGAGGAGGTGAAGAAACAGTACAGAAAGCTAGCTCTCCAGTTGCACCCAGACAAGAACAAGTCGGTTGGTGCAGAGGCTGCCTTCAAACTTATCTCGGAGGCGTGGAGTGTGTTGTCTGACAAGAGCAGGAAGATGCTCTATGATCAGAAGAGGAGAGATCATCCCGTCGTGAATGGGGCCAACGGTTTGTATACTTATGATAAGAAGGCAAATAAGCGAGCTCGAAAAagtgccgccgccacctctgcaGTAGCTGAGGCTACTACTCGTCCTGCGGGGGTAGACACATTCTGGACATCATGCAACCGCTGTCGGATGCAGTATGAGTACTTGAGAATTTATCTGAACCACAACCTTCTTTGCCCAAACTGTCACCATGCATTCATGGCTGTAGAAACTGGATATCCCTGCAATGGAACCACTTCTTCGTTTTCCTGGACTACCAAGCCACAGCAGCAGAAGAACCACAATACTGTTGATCATTCTTATAGTTCAGCAAGCAGAACCTCAAGCATTCCAGGCACAGGACATGGAGTTTACCAACAAGAGAATACTTATGAGTCCTACAATAACCAAAGTTTCCAGTTCAGTCAGTACCCCAAGACAACAGGCGCTGCTGCTGCAAATGCTTGCAGTACACAGGCCTTGGAGaaatcaaaaagaaaacatgaggagaactacATAGACAATTATTTCTCAAGTGGCAATGGGTATCCATCAGGGCGAGGACGACATTCAAACAGGTGGCGGAATATTAATAATGGCTATGCATCTGTGGACTGTAACAGGGAGACTGTGGCTGCAACTGCAGGTACGACTGTGGTTGCCGATACAGGAAGGGTCAATGGTACTTCAGGGGAAAAGTTTAGATCTGCAGTAAGTGGAAGAAAAGCTAATGTCTTGAGGGAGATCTTCCAACTTGACACCCGAGGTCTTCTTCTTGATAAAGCCAAGGTGGCAGTTCGTGAAAAATTACAAGACTTGAATATTTCAACATCTACCCAGTTTAGAGAGAAAGGGAAAgcagaaagaaaagagaagcattTTGAAAACAATTTAATGGTTAATGGCGTCCTTTCTGACAATCCAATCAATAAATGCAAGAAATACAACTCAAAAGTTGTTGATGTCGAAATTCCTCCAACTGATGAAAAGAATCCAGAACAGAAGCGTGTACCTCTGTCCATTGATGTCCCAGACCCAGATTTCCATGATTTTGATAAAAATCGCACAGAAAGAGCATTTGGCAAAGATCAGGTGTGGGCTACATACGATAGTGAAGATGGCATGCCTCGTCTATATGCAATGGTGCAGAAAGTTATTTCAATAAAACCTTTCCGGATCCGAATGAGCTTCCTCAATTCTAAGTCCAACAGTGAACTGGCACCAATAAGCTGGATCGCCTCAGGTTTCACAAAGACATGCGGTGATTTTAGGGTTGGAAGATACCAGATTACTGAAACAGTCAACATCTTTTCCCACAGAGTTAGCTGGAGTAAAGGTCCTCGGGGAATCATCAGGATTATTCCCAAGAAAGGTGATACATGGGCTTTGTACCGGAACTGGTCTTCTGATTGGAATGAGCTTACACCTGATGATGTGATATACAAATATGAGATAGTAGAAGTCATTGACGATTTCACCGAAGAGCAAGGTGTGAATGTCATCCCATTGCTGAAGGTAGCTGGTTTCAAAGCGGTCTTCCACAGGCACACAGGCCCTGATGTAGTCAGAAGAATACCAAAGGAAGAGCTCTTCCGCTTCTCGCACCGGGTTCCTTCTCGCCTGCTCACTGGGGAAGAAAGAAATAATGCTCCAAAAGGCTGCCATGAATTGGACCCTGCGGCAACTCCAGTTGACCTTCTTAAGGTTATTACGGATGTTAAGGAAGATGTCGTGCAGGGAATTTCCAAGTAG
- the LOC133918982 gene encoding acetolactate synthase 1, chloroplastic-like — protein MVTTPTAVTAAALTGATTAAPNGRHRTLLRHLPTTRCPHTAASIRCSAVSHAAPTPSPVPAPPATPLRPWGPTDPRKGADILVEALERCGVSDVFAYPGGASMEIHQALTRSPVITNHLFRHEQGESFAASGYARASGRVGVCVATSGPGATNLVSALADALLDSVPMVAITGQVPRRMIGTDAFQETPIVEVTRSITKHNYLVLDVDDIPRVVQEAFFLASSGRPGPVLVDIPKDIQQQMAVPTWDTPMSLPGYIARLPKPPATELLEQVLRLVGEARHPVLYVGGGCAASGEELRRFVELTGIPVTTTLMGLGNFPSDDPLSLRMLGMHGTVYANYAVDKADLLLAFGVRFDDRVTGKIDAFASRAKIVHIDIDPAEIGKNKQPHVSICADVKLALQGLNALLEGTIPQKAFDFGTWHDELDQQKREFPLGYKTINEEIPPQYAIQVLDELTKGEAIIATGVGQHQMWAAQCYTYKRPRQWLSSSGLGAMGFGLPAAAGAAVANPGVTVVDIDGDGSFLMNIQELAMIRIENLPVKVLVLNNQHLGMVVQWEDRFYKANRAHTYLGNPENESEIYPDFVMIAKGFNIPAVRVMKKSEVRTAIKKMLETPGPYLLDVIVPHQEHVLPMIPSGGAFKDMILDGDGRTVY, from the coding sequence ATGGTCACTACCCCGACCGCCGTCACTGCGGCCGCGCTCACCGGCGCCACCACCGCTGCGCCCAACGGGAGGCACCGCACTCTCCTGCGCCACCTCCCCACCACCCGCTGCCCCCACACCGCCGCTTCCATCAGGTGCTCCGCGGTGTCCCACGCCGCGCCGACGCCGTCCCCAGTCCCGGCGCCTCCCGCCACCCCGCTCCGGCCGTGGGGCCCCACTGACCCCCGCAAGGGTGCCGACATCCTCGTTGAGGCTCTCGAGCGCTGCGGCGTCAGCGACGTCTTCGCCTACCCCGGCGGCGCGTCCATGGAGATCCACCAGGCTCTGACGCGCTCGCCCGTCATCACCAACCACCTCTTCCGCCACGAGCAGGGCGAGTCGTTCGCGGCCTCCGGCTACGCTCGCGCGTCCGGACGCGTCGGGGTCTGCGTCGCCACCTCGGGACCCGGCGCCACCAACCTCGTCTCCGCGCTCGCCGACGCGCTGCTCGACTCCGTCCCCATGGTCGCCATCACGGGCCAGGTCCCTCGCCGCATGATCGGAACCGACGCCTTCCAGGAGACGCCCATCGTGGAGGTCACCCGCTCCATCACCAAGCACAACTACCTGGTCCTTGATGTCGATGACATCCCCCGCGTCGTGCAGGAAGCCTTCTTCCTCGCGTCTTCTGGTCGCCCGGGGCCGGTGCTCGTTGACATCCCCAAGGACATCCAGCAGCAGATGGCTGTGCCGACCTGGGATACGCCCATGAGTTTGCCTGGATACATTGCACGTCTGCCCAAGCCTCCTGCGACTGAATTGCTTGAGCAGGTGCTGCGTCTTGTTGGTGAGGCACGGCACCCTGTTCTTTATGTTGGTGGTGGCTGCGCTGCATCGGGTGAGGAGTTGCGCCGCTTTGTGGAGCTCACTGGGATACCAGTCACAACTACTCTGATGGGCCTAGGCAATTTCCCCAGCGATGACCCACTGTCCCTGCGCATGCTTGGGATGCATGGCACCGTATATGCAAATTATGCGGTGGACAAGGCCGACTTGTTGCTTGCATTTGGTGTACGGTTTGATGATCGCGTGACAGGGAAAATTGATGCTTTTGCAAGCAGGGCTAAGATTGTGCACATTGACATTGATCCAGCTGAGATTGGCAAGAACAAGCAACCACATGTATCCATTTGTGCAGATGTTAAGCTTGCTCTGCAGGGCTTGAATGCTCTCCTGGAAGGAACGATACCACAGAAGGCCTTTGATTTTGGTACATGGCACGATGAGTTGGATCAGCAGAAGAGGGAATTCCCATTGGGATATAAAACTATCAATGAGGAGATCCCACCACAGTATGCTATCCAGGTTCTAGATGAGCTGACGAAAGGGGAAGCAATCATTGCCACTGGTGTTGGGCAGCACCAGATGTGGGCGGCACAGTGCTACACCTACAAGCGGCCACGTCAGTGGCTATCTTCGTCTGGTCTGGGGGCTATGGGATTTGGGTTGCcggctgctgctggtgctgcagTGGCCAACCCAGGTGTCACAGTTGTTGACATTGATGGGGATGGTAGCTTCCTCATGAACATTCAGGAGCTGGCGATGATCCGCATTGAGAACCTCCCAGTGAAGGTGTTGGTGCTGAACAACCAACATCTGGGGATGGTGGTACAGTGGGAGGACAGGTTCTACAAGGCCAATCGGGCGCACACATACTTGGGAAACCCAGAAAATGAGAGTGAAATCTATCCAGATTTCGTGATGATTGCTAAAGGTTTCAACATTCCAGCAGTCCGTGTGATGAAGAAGAGTGAAGTACGTacagcaatcaagaagatgctTGAGACTCCAGGGCCATACTTGTTGGATGTCATCGTCCCTCACCAGGAGCATGTGTTGCCTATGATCCCAAGCGGTGGCGCTTTCAAGGACATGATCTTGGACGGTGATGGCAGGACCGTGTATTGA
- the LOC133918983 gene encoding uncharacterized protein LOC133918983 produces MWAQQRGGIRCPSESHPTAGRAHKDTARVMSSGGGGGDKSGSGCEDAVGLPQFHQGAARRRQAQLRRRLPRYSGLSGQLKNKYGDAFIRGNNAHPSAPLQMVHEMVTQLASSVSVLQLHQL; encoded by the exons atgtgggcccaacAGCGAGGAGGGATCCGGTGTCCAAGCGAGTCGCACCCAACCGCAGGCCGCGCGCACAAGGACACGGCGCGCGTGatgagcagcggcggcggcggcggcgacaagTCCGGTTCGGGCTGTGAAGACGCCGTCGGACTTCCTCAATTCCATCAGGGGGCGGCCCGTCGTCGTCAAGCTCAACTCCGGCGTCGACTACCGAG GTATTCTGGCTTGTCTGGTCAGCTAAAGAACAAGTACGGTGATGCTTTCATAAGAGGAAACAACG CACATCCAAGCGCACCCTTACAGATGGTTCATGAGATGGTTACACAGTTGGCATCTTCAGTGTCAGTCTTGCAACTTCATCAGTTATGA